A window of Nonomuraea angiospora genomic DNA:
GACGACGGGAACCGTTACGAGCTCTTCAACGGGAGCCTAGTAGTGAGCCCTGCCCCCACCCCCAGGCACCAGCGGGTCATCACCCGGTTGCTGACCATACTCCAAGCTGCGGCACCGCCTGAGCTGGAGTGCTTGACAACCGTCAATGTCAGCCCGAGCAACGAGGATTTCTACATCCCCGACCTTGTCGTCGTGCCCGAGCAGGTGTCTGAGGCGGTTGATCTCATGTACGCACCCAGCGACCTACTCTTGGCCGTGGAGGTGGTCAGCCCGAGCAGCAAGGCCCATGACAGAGCAACCAAAGTGGCGGCATACGCAGAGGCGGGTATCCCCCTCTACTGGCGCGTCGAGCCCATGGAGGGGCCGACGGTCTACCTCTACGAGCTCGATGGTCGCACCTACGCAGGACCTGTGGCCTACAAGGCAGGAACCACGGTCGCCTTGTCGTCGCCCTTCCCTGTGAGTTTCGACCCCGCCGAGTTGATGCGCCTCCGCAGCTGGAACCCGTAATCCTCGGCTGCTCCTCGGGCCGTGACGCGCCCAGCCTCGAGGTCGGCCAGGATCGCCTCCGGGTCGCGTTCGGACGGTGGGCCGAGGCCGGCGCCGCCCGTCGTCTCCACGATGAACGCCTCCCCGGCCGCGAACCGTACATTGTTGACCTTGGACGCCAGCCGTTCCACCGTCCCGTCCAGGTGGCGCTTGAAGAAGCCGCCCAGCCGCCCCGGCTGCCCGCCGTCACGGCCCGGGGGCGGGAGGCGGAGGCGGTCGCCGCGGGTGGTGACGTGGCAGTCGGCTAGGAAACGGTAGACCGTGCGCGAGCCCAGCCCGCCGCGGAAGCGGCCGGGGCCGCCCGAGTCCGGGATGGTCTCGACGGACTCGACGATCAGCGGGCAGCGGCTCTCCACCGGCTCCGCCTGCGGCACCGAGTTGCGGCCGATGCCGAAGTGCACGCCCGTGGCGTCCGGGCCGTCCAGGCCCCGGCGGGCGCCCACGCCGCCGAAGTCGTAGGAGAGGTGGATCCAGTACGGCGCCCCGACGGCGGCGATCGAGAACGGCTGCAGGATCCCGCTGGGCGCGATGGCACGCTCGGGGACGGCGTCGGACATGGCCTGGAAGACGGCCTCCATGGCGGCGTAGATCGGGACGTACCGGCCGCCGCACGGGTAGGGGGAGCGGGCGTTGAGCAGGGAGCCCTCGGGGAGGCGTACGTCGATGGCGCGCAGGCAGCCGTCGTTCATGGGGATCGTGGGGTCGAGGAAGCAGCGGACGGCGAAGACGGCGGCGGCGAGGGACTGCGAGGCGGAGGCGTTGATCGCGGCGGGGACCTGCGGGCCGGTGCCGGCGAAGTCCAGCACGGCTCGTTCGTCGCCGAGGGTGACGGCGACCCGGATTTCATGCGATTTTTCGGGATTTATGCCGTCATCGTCGATCGGGTAGGCCGCCTCGAACCGGCCCGCCGGCAGCTCGGCGAGCGCCGCGCGCGTCCTGGCCTCGGTGTAGTCCAGGTAGTCGTCGACGCCCGCGCTCAGGCCGTCCGCGCCGTACTCGCCGACCAGGGTCTCCAGCCGGGCGGCGGCCACCGCCGTCCCGGCCACCAGGGCCCGCACGTCGCCCATGACCTTGTCGGGGGTACGGCTGTTGGCCCGCAGGATGGCCTCCACCGTCGGATCCAGGCCCTCCTCGGTGGCCAGGCGCACCGGGGGGAGTTGGAGGCCCTCCAGGAAGATGTCCGTCGCCAGCGGGGCCATGCCGCCCGCCGAGAGGCCGCCCAGGTCGGAGACGTGGATCATGGTGGCGGTGAAGTACGCCGGAGTGCCGCCGACGAAGACCGGGCGGTAGACGAGCAGGTCGTTGGTGTGCACGCCGCCCCGGTAGGCGTCGTTGAGCACGTACACCTCGCCCGGGCTCATCCGGTCCGGGGGGATGTCCTTGAGGAGCTCGGGGAGCGCCACCTTGAGCGCCATGCTGTTCATGAGGGTGGTGGCCATGGACTGGGCGATCAGGCGGCCCCGGGCGTCGAGGACGGCGGCCGAGGCGTCGGAGCCCTCCACGATGAACGTCGAGTACGCGGAGCGGACCACCACGATGCTGGCCTCTTCCGCCGCCACGACGAGCGCGTTCCTGAGCACCTCGGCGGTCAGGAGGTCTGGCATGTCGTGCTCCTGGTGAGGTGGACGGCGCGGGTCTCGGCGAGGGTGGCGGTCCAGCCGGGCGGGACGACGATCGTGGACTCGGCGTCCTCGATGATCGCGGGGCCGGGGAGCGGGGCGCCGGCCATGGTGTCCCTGGTGTGGACGGGGACGTCGGCGTACCCTCCGGCCTCCGGGAAGTACACCCGCCTCCCCCGGGGCACGGCCGCTGCCGCCCCGTCCCGGGCCGCCCCGCTCGGTGCCGTTCCGCTCCCGACCGCCGCACGCGTTGCGCCGGGCTCCGCCGTACCGCCTCCCGCCGCACCGGCGCCGAAGTGCTGGTGCGGGTCGGAGGAGGGCGTGGTGTCCTCCGGGCCGGGGCTGGGGCGGGAAACGGGGGCGCTCGCGTCGGGGGCGGTGGGCGTGGCGGGGGGTGTGCCGGGCGGTGCGGTGGAGTCGGCGTCCGGCGGTGTGGTGGGGGCGGTGAGGCGGATGCGGTAGCTGACCAGTTCGATCTCGCCCCGTTGCGCGATCCCGTACACCTCCTCGTACCGTGCGAAGAAGCGGGACGCCAGCACCTCGTGCGAAGGCGTCCACTCGACGGTCAGGTCGTGGGACTGGCCCTTGAAGCGGACGTCCACCGACCGTGACACCAGCACCCCGGGATCCGAAGGGGAGACGCCCAGGTCGGCGGCGGCGTCGGCGGTCAGGGCGGTGAAGACGGCGGAGGGGTCGGGGGCGTCCAGGCGGGACAGGACGCGGTCGGTGGACAGGGCGCCGGTGAGGAGTCCGGCCGCCGAGGCGACGCCGCAGTGCGCGGGCACCACCACCGTCCCGATCCCGAAGCGCTCGGCGACCCGGGCCGCGTGCATGGGCCCGGCGCCGCCGAAGGCGACCAGGGCGAAGCCGCGCGGGTCGATGCCGCGCTGCACCGTCACCACGTGCACCGCCGACGCCATCGAGGCGCAGACGATCTCGTGCACGGCGTACGCGGCCTCCTCCCGGGAGCCCCCGAGCGGCGAGGCCAGCCGGTCGAGGGCCTTGGCGGCCAGGTCCGGGGTCAGGGGGAGGGAGGCGGAGGAGAGGTAGCCGAGGACCAGGTTCGCGTCCGTGACGGTGGGTTCGGAGCCGCCCAGGCCGTAACAGGCGGGCCCGGGGGAGGAGCCCGCCGAGTGCGGGCCGACGCGGAGCGCGCCGGCCGCGTCGAGCCAGGCGACGCTGCCTCCGCCCGCCCCCACCTCCGCCAGGTCGATGGCCGGGGTCTTGATGGGCACGCCGGTGCCCGCCCGCCGGCCGCCGAAGCTGCCCTTGCCGCCGACGTGGAACTCGTTCGTGATCTCGGGCGCCCCGCCACGCACGACGCACGCCTTGGCGGTGGTCCCGCCCATGTCGAACGAGATCACGTCCGGGAACCCGGTCCCGGCCGCCGCCAGCACCCCCGCCGCCGGGCCCGACTCGATCGTGGCCACCGCGCGCCGGGCGGCCAGCTCGGCGGAGATCACGCCGCCGCTCGACTCCATGACGTGGACGGGCGCGCGGATCCCGATCTCGGCCAGCCGCTCCCGGAGCTGCGAAAGGTACGACGCCATCAATGGACCGATATATGCGGACATGATGGTGGTGGTGGCGCGCTCGTACTCGCGGATCTCCGGCCAGATCTCCGACGACGTCACCACGTCCGGGATCGACTCGCGCAGGAGCTCGGCGACCTGCCGCTCATGGGCCGGGTTGGCGTACGCGTGCAGCAGGCAGACCGCCGCCGACGTGATGCCGCGGGCCGTGATCGCCGCGGCGGCCCGGCGTACCGAATCGAGGTCCAGCGGCGTCAGCACCGCGCCGCGCGCCGAGACGCGTTCCACCACCTCGAAGCAGTCGCCCGCGGCCACCGGCGGGGGCGGCGGCGAGAAGCGCAGGTCGTAGCGGTCCTCCTCGACCCGCGCGTAGCGCCCGAGCGGGACGGCGGCGCGGAAGCCCTGGGTCGTGACGAAGGCGACCCGGACCCCCTTGCGTTCGAGCACCGCGTTGGTGGCCAGCGTCGTCGCGTGGACGACCCGCCTGACCTGCGCCGGGTCGCGGTCGCCGAGGGCGCGCGTAACGCCGGCCACGATGCCCGCGATGGGGTCGTAGTGGGTGCTCAAACATTTGGCCACGGCAACCGCGCCGGACGTGCCTCCAAGGACCACATCGGTGAAGGTGCCACCGACATCTACGCCGATCGTGTAGTCCACCCGGGTACGTTATTCCCCCTAGCAAGCGCTTGTCTACGTGGCGGTCTATTGACTTACAGCATGTGCTTGGGACCCTGGTCCTAGACCTGCGTTGGGAGCGGAGATGGCGCGCCTCACAGCTCTTGCCGGTGGCGTCGCGGCGGCACTGGTGCTGATCGCGATGCCGGTCGCGGCTCACGAGCACCCGAGCGGGATCACCGACCTGGTGACCCCCGCCGTGGTGCGGGTGGAAGCCGTGTCCCATGTGGAGATCACCCTGCTCGACCACATCGGCGAGCTCAAACATGTGGAGCGGTCCTACGACATCCCGTTCGCCACGGGCACCGGGACCGTCGTCAACCCCGACGGCGCCATCATCGCGCTCAGACGCCTGGCCGTGAACCCCAACGACGTCGCGATCTACGCCGCGAACAAGGTCTTCGCCGAGCACCACAAGGTGAAGATCCCCCTCGACTACGACAAGCACAAGCTCAAGGACGACCTGCTCAACCACCACCTGCAGGAGTGCTACCCGCCGAAGACCGACACCGCCACCTGCATCATCAACGTGACCACCGAGATCACGGCCTACCCCAACGTGTCGCCGCCGAGCCCCGGCGGCATCAAGGTCAAGTGCATCAAGGCCGGCCCGACGCCCGACAGCCCCGCCGTGCTGGTGCCGGTCACCCCCGTGACCGGAGGCGTCGGCATGCCCACCGCGCCGCTCGCCGACCAGGTGCCCGCGCAGGAGGGTGCGCCCACCAACGTGGCGGGCTTCCTCGGCCGGCCGGGCCCGAAGGTCCTGGAGACCGTCGAGATCGCCCACCTCGGCAAGGGCGGTGCGGGCGGCGCGGGCGGTGACGCCGGCAGGCCGTTCGCCGACCCGGAGAAGAAGGTGGACGAGCCGGTCAAGCTGGGCGGCCTGGCCGACCAGGGACTCATCGGCGCCCCCGTGATCGGCGACAAGAACGGCCACGTCATCGGCCTGCTGGTGGGCGGTGGCAAAGAAGGCAAGATGATCGGCATCAGGGAGATCAACGGCATCCTGGCCGCCGCCAAGGTGGTGCCGCGCAGAGGCGCGATCGACACGGCGTTCGAGGCGGCGCTGACCCGCTATCACACCAAGTACTACACGGAGGCGGCGCCCGGCTTCCAGCGCGTGCTGGAGCTCTATCCGGGCAACGTGGTGGCCGCCAAGCTGCTGAAGACCTCGCTGGAGAAACGGGGCGGGCCGGAGGACCAGGGCACGAAACAGGTGGCGGCCACCACCACCCGCTCGACCCCGCTGTGGCCGTTCATCGTGGCGGCCGGAATCCTCTTCATGGCCGCCGCCGGCGGGGCGTATCTGCTGTGGCGCCGCCGTGCTCCTGAAAAGGTGACAGAGCCGCCAGAGCCACTGGCGGCGACCGCGCCACCGCTCGACGACGCGGCCGGCCAGACCGTGGTCGTACGGCGGTCGCAGGCGTTCCCCATGGTCCCCCAGCAACAACAGCAGGTGATGACCGCGCCGAACCCGGCGGTCAAGTACTGCACCTCGTGCGGCATGCGACTCGGGCCCGCGCATCGCTTCTGCGGCTACTGCGGCCACCCCATCGAGACGTGATGCCATTGAACGAAAGATCGCTCATCGGCCAGGAGGTGGCCGGGTACTACATCGAGGACATCGTCGGCAAGGGCGGCATGGCCGTGGTCTACCTTGCGCTCGACCCCAGGTTGAGCCGCCGGGTGGCGCTGAAGATCCTCAACCCGGTGCTCAGCGTCGACGACCGGTTCAGGCAGCGGTTCATCCTGGAGTCCCGAACGGTCGCCAGCATCGAGCACCCCAACATCATCCCGATCTACGAGGCCAACGCCGACGCCGACGGCGTCCTCTACATCGCCATGCGCTACGTCGACGGGCTCGACCTGCGCCGGCTCATCTACGACCGCGGACCGCTGCCGATCGGCCAGGCGAACCAGATCTTCGCCCAGGTCGCCGCCGCCCTCGACGCCGCGCACGCGCACGACCTGATCCACCGCGACGTCAAACCGGCCAACATCCTGCTGGCCGGCGACCACGTCTACCTCACCGACTTCGGCATCACCAAGCACCGCTCGTCGATCTCCGGGCTGACCCAGACCGACCAGTTCATCGGCACGCCCCGTTATATGTCGCCCGAGCAGATCAACAAGGAGCACATCGACGGCCGCGCCGACCAGTACGCGCTGGCCTGCGTGGTCTACGAGGGGCTCTCGGCGCGGCTGCCGTTCCAGCGCGAGAACGACATCGCGCTGCTCTGGGCCCACCTCGCCGAGCAGCCGACGCCGCTGTCGCAGCTCAGGCCCGACCTGCCCGCGCAGATCGACGCCGTGATGATGCGGGCGCTGGCCAAGGCGCCCGAGCAGCGCTACGCCACCTGTACGGAGTTCGTGACCGCGCTGCGTGACGCGATCAGCGGGCATCAGCCCGATCTCATGAGCGGCCCCGCCGGCGGGCCCCACCTCGTGCCCCGCCAGGGTCCCCACTCGGGTCCCCACTCGGGCCCCCACTCGGGGCCGCACCCGGCGCCGTACCCCGCGCCCGTCCCGGGACAGACGACGGGACCGACGGCGGGACCCGCGACCGGCCCCCAGAGCAGCCCCCCGACCGGCCCCGGCTCCGGCCCGCACCCCGCACCCGTGCTGGGGTCCTCGTTCGCGCCGATCGGGTCGGACCGGGCCCCCTCGCCGCCCACGCATCCGACCGCCCCCAAGAAGCGCCCAGGACGCGTCCCGATCGTGGCCACTACGCTGGTCGCCGCCGCCGCGGCTCTCGCGCTCGTCGCCATGATCATCATGAACCACCAAGGCGACACCTGGTCCCGCTACAAGACCAGCGCCGCCGCGCCGCTCACCTTCGAGTACCCGGGCGACTGGACCGTGCGCACCCACCAGGACCTGTTCGCGGTGGTCTCGCCGCACGCCCAGGAGTTCGAGTCCCTGTTCGTGGCCGGCCCCGGCGCGGACTGGTCGGCGATCACCCAGGTCGTCGAGGACGACCCCGACTCCGCCTCGGGCGTCTACGTCCAGGTCTCCGACACCCTCGACGCCGGCGGCAGCTCCGAGCAGATGAAGGCCAAGATGGAGGCCCTGCTGCCCGGCCAGGTCGACGTCGGCAAGCCCGTGCCGGACCAGGCCGGCTCCAGCCCCGCCACCCGCTTCGACGGCTCCCTGCACGACCCCGCGACCGGGACCAGGCTGGGATTCGTCAGCTACGTGATCGACCGCCGGCCCAAGACCATGCTCGTGATGTACTTCTGCGCCAAGACCACGTGCGACGACGCCACCCAGACCCGCATCCGGCAGAGCGTCCACGTGTCGTGACTTGTGACTCACTTGCGTGCGGCTTGGCCTGGGTGTTCTGGCGGTGTTCAAGGTGGGGGCGCGGCGTCTACCCTCCGGCTTGTGGGCATTCGCATAGTCATCGCCGACGATCAGGCGATGGTCAGGGCCGGGCTGCGCATGGTCGTCGACAGCGACCCCGGCATGGAGGTGGTCGGCGAGGCGTCCGACGGGCGTGAGGCCGTCGCCGTGGTCAGGCGTACGCGGCCGGACATCGTGCTCATGGACATCTCGATGCCCCGGCTCGACGGGCTGGCCGCGGCCAAGGAGCTGCTGGACGACCCGTCGCCGCCCAAGGTCATCACGCTGACCACGTTCGACACCGACGAGAACCTCTACGCCGCGCTGCGCGCCGGCACCAGCGGGTTCCTGCTGAAGGTGTCGCCGCCGGAGCAGCTCCTGGAGGCGATCAGGGTCGTGCACGCCGGTGACGCGCTGCTCGACCCGGCCGTGACGAGCCGGGTGATCGCCACGTTCGCGGGGCGGGCCGAGCCGACGCCCTCGCCCCGGCTGGCCGAGCTGACGCCGCGCGAGCTGGAGGTGCTGCGGCTGCTGGCGCGCGGCCTCACCAACGCCGAGATCGCCGGGGAGCTGTACGTGGGGGAGGCCACGGTCAAGACGCACGTGGCGCGGGTGCTGATGAAGCTGTCGCTCCGGGACCGCGCGCAGGCCGTGGTGTTCGCGTACGAGACCGGGGTGGTCAGGCCGGGCGCCGCCTGAGGGTTTGGCGGGACATGGGGTGTCATGTGTATATTTTCCGTCAGAAGGCGGTAGATACAGGAGATATTTCATGCAAGCGTTCCCTCGGGTGCTGTTCGACGAGGCCCACAGCGAGTCGTGGACCGTCCGGCGCGAGGTGGCCGAGGCCATCAACCCCGCCCATCCCGACGACAACAGCTACGCCCGCGCGGCCGGGCTGCTGCGGCACCTGGGCCACACGGTCGGCGCCCACACCTCCGGCGCGCTCACGCCCGAGACGCTCGCCGAGCAGGACGTCCTGGTGATCGCGCACCCGTCGGGAGAGCGGTGGGAACGTACCATCGGGCAGGGCAGCCCCCTCTTCACCGCCGACGAGCTGGACGCGATCGAGTCCTTCGTCGCCGGCGGCGGCGGGCTGGTGGTGCTGGCCGAGGAGGAGCAGGACAAGTACGGCAACAACCTGCGCGAGCTGCTCGGGCGGTTCGGCGTGGGCGTCGCGCACACCACCGTGCGCGACCCGAGGCACGCGCACCGGGACGTGGCCACCTGGGTGCTGGCCGAGCCCGCGACCACCTCCGGCCTGCTCGCCGGCGTCCGCACGGCCTGCTTCTACCGCACCGGCGTCCTCACGGTCTCCAGTGAGGGCGCGGGCGAGGTGCTGTTCGCGACCTCGCCGACCGCCGACCCGGCGGGCGCGCCGCTGGCCGCCGCCGTCCGGTACGGCAAGGGGCGCGTGGTCGCCTTCGCCGACTCCGACCTCTTCGGCGACGACTCCATCGAGGACTACGACCACCGGCGCCTCTGGGGCAACGTGGTCACCTGGGCCGCTCGCGTCCCGGACGCCGGCGCCGCCACCGGGTCGCGCGACGAGGCCAAGGCGGCCGGGTTCGCCCGGCTCAAGGCGGCCGTCGAGGAGCTGCGGCCGCTGCAGGTCAAGGACGGCTCGGTGCCGGAGGAGAAGGAGCGGGCGAAGGCGCTGGTGGCCGAGATCGGGACACGCCTGGGCGAAATATCGCCATATTTCCCGCATGACGCCGCATACCTCCAGGCCGTCCGGGACGACCTGGCGAAGTGGGCCGGCCAGGACCTCGGCGTGCCCGACTTCCTCGACTCGCTCGACCTGTTCCACCCCGACACCCAGCGCGAGGACGGGCTGGAGCACGTCGTGCTCTTCCCCATGTACACCCAGAACGGCAACCCCGCCCGCAACCTGGAGGCCGTCTGGATCCGGACGATCTGGCCGGACTGGCTGGCCGAGCTGGAGGCGGGCGGCTACGACAACCCGATGTTCGTGCCGATCGCGTTCGAGGACTTCACCTCCGGCTACGACACCCACTCCGCCGTGCTCTTCCCCGAGACGGTCGCGGTGCGGCAGGCTCCGGCGCGCTTCACCTGGGGCGGGATCTTCGCCGACCGGGAGGCCGCCAGGTTCAGGCGGGTGTCGCAGGCCGCCGCCGAGACGCTCAAGCTCGACCTGCCGCCGGACGCGGCCAGGCTGCTGGCCTCGCAGCGGCTCGCGCAGGACACGTTCGTGCTCTGGGACCTGGTCCACGACCGCACCCACAGCCACGGCGACCTGCCGTTCGACCCGTTCATGATCAAGCAGCGGATGCCGTACTGGCTGTACTCGCTGGAGGAGCTGCGCTGCGACCTGACCGCGTTCGGCGAGGCCGTCAAGCTGGAGGCGCGGGGCGTGCCGCACGCGCGGTACGTGCAGGTGGCGATCCTGTTCGACCGGCTGTTCAGGTTCCCGATCACCGGGGAGCGGGTGCGGAACTACGACGGGCTCGGCGGGCAGCTGCTCTTCGCGTACCTGCACCGCAACGACATCGTGCGCTGGACGGACAACCGGCTCACGATCGACTGGGAGCGGGTCGCGGACGGGGTCGCCGACCTGCGGGGCGAGGTCGAGAAGCTGTACCGCGACAGCATCGACCGGTCCAAGCTGGCGCACTGGCTGGCGGCGTACGAGCTGGTGAGCGCGTACGTGGCGCCGCACCCCGGCTCCACCTGGGCCAAGGGGGTCCAGGCGCTGCCGGAGGAGCAGAAGGCCAAGGTGGACGCGGTGCTGGCGGACGAGTTCCCGCTGAGCATGTTCTACGAGGCACTGCGCCGTAAGCTGGGCGAAGTGGTCGAATCGACTAAGGGACTTCGCGCATGATCATTCTGGTTACGGGTGCTGGGGGGCCGACCGGGGAGGCCGTTTCCGAATATTTCCGGAAAAATGGCCATACGGTGATCGCGGTCGACAAAGAGGACGTCGACCTGCTCGACCGCACCGCCGTACAGGGCCTGGCCGACTGGATCGAGCGTGACCACGGCCGCGTGGACGGCGTGGTGCACCTGGTCGGCGGCTGGCGCGGCGCCGGCTCGTTCGCCGAGACCAGCCTCGACGACTGGGACCTCCTGCACGACCTGTTGATCCGCACGCTCCAGAACGTGTCGCTGGCCTTCGAGCCGCTGCTGCGCGACAGCGACAACGGCCGCTTCGTGATCGTCTCGGCCAAGGCGGCCGAGCGGCCCTCCGCCGGGGGCGCCGCCTACGCGGCGGCCAAGGCGGCGGCCGAGGCGTGGACGCTCTCCCTGGCCGACGCGCTCTCCGGCACCGGCAGCGCGGCCACCATCCTGGTGGTCAAGGCCCTGGTGAACGACGCCATGCGGGCCGAGAAGCCCGACGCGAAGTTCGCCGGCTTCACCGACGTACACGACCTCGCGGCGGCCATCGGCGGCCTCTACGACCGCCCCGCCGCCGAGGTCAACGGCACCCGATTGGACCTTACTGCGTGACTTCCCGGCACGACCCCCGGCTCAAGGCGTTCGCCAGCGACAACTACGCCGGGGTACACCCCGAAATCCTCCAGGCCATCGCCGCCGCCAACGGCGGCCACCAGACCGCCTACGGCGAGGACGTCTACACCGAGGCCATGGGGGAGGTCTTCAAGCGGCACTTCGGCGAGCGGGCGCAGGCCTGGCCGGTCTTCAACGGCACGGCCGCGAACGTCGTCTCCCTCCGCTCGATGACCGCCCACTGGGAGGCGGTCATCTGCGCGGAGAGCGCCCACATCAACACCGACGAGGGCGGGGCGCCCGAGGTGGCGGGCGGCATCAAGCTGCTCACCGTGCCCACGCCCGACGGCAAGCTCACGCCGGAGCTGATCGACCGGCAGGCGTGGGGGTTCGGCGACGTGCACCGGGCGCAGCCGCGCGTGGTGTCCATCTCCAACACCACCGAGCTCGGCACCCTCTACACGGCCGACGAGATCGCGGCGATCTGCTCGCACGCGCATGACCTGGGGCTGCTCGTCCACCTCGACGGCTCCCGCCTCACCAACGCCGCCGCCGCCCTCGACGTCCCGCTGCGGGCCCTCACGACGGACGCGGGGGTGGATGTGCTCTCCTTCGGCGGCACCAAGATCGGGCTGCTGTACGGGGAGGCGGTCGTCGTCCTCAATCCCGCCGCCGCGACCGGGGTCGACTACCTCCGTAAGACGTTCATGCAGCTGTCGTCGAAGATGCGCTTCGTGTCGGCGCAGTTCGAGGCGCTGCTGTCGGGGGACCTGTGGCTGCGCAACGCCCGCCAGGCCAACGCCATGGGTCGGCGCCTGGCCGAGGCTGTCAGCGGCATCCCGGGGGTGCGGCTGACCCGGCCGGTGGAGGCGAACGCGGTCTTCGCGATCCTGCCCCGGGACGTGACGGAGCGGCTGGCCAAGCGGTTCCGGTTCTACACGTGGAACGAGGCGACGGGCGAGGTGCGGTGGATGTGCGCCTTCGACACGACGGAGGCCGACGTGGACGCCTTCGCCGCCGCCCTGGCCGACGAGATGCGCGCGTAGGGCGGCCGTCAGGGCTTGCTGGGGGCGGACCGCAGGGCGAGGCGGGCCGCCTGCCAGCCGCCCACCCCGTGCACCGACGGGCCGGGCGGGGTGGAGGCCGAGCACAGGAAGACGCCCGGCAGCGGGGTGCGCCACGGCGCCGGGGACCAGACGGGGCGGCGCAGGAACTGGACCAGGCTGGTGAGGCCGCCGG
This region includes:
- a CDS encoding SDR family NAD(P)-dependent oxidoreductase; the protein is MIILVTGAGGPTGEAVSEYFRKNGHTVIAVDKEDVDLLDRTAVQGLADWIERDHGRVDGVVHLVGGWRGAGSFAETSLDDWDLLHDLLIRTLQNVSLAFEPLLRDSDNGRFVIVSAKAAERPSAGGAAYAAAKAAAEAWTLSLADALSGTGSAATILVVKALVNDAMRAEKPDAKFAGFTDVHDLAAAIGGLYDRPAAEVNGTRLDLTA
- a CDS encoding DUF6421 family protein, whose protein sequence is MQAFPRVLFDEAHSESWTVRREVAEAINPAHPDDNSYARAAGLLRHLGHTVGAHTSGALTPETLAEQDVLVIAHPSGERWERTIGQGSPLFTADELDAIESFVAGGGGLVVLAEEEQDKYGNNLRELLGRFGVGVAHTTVRDPRHAHRDVATWVLAEPATTSGLLAGVRTACFYRTGVLTVSSEGAGEVLFATSPTADPAGAPLAAAVRYGKGRVVAFADSDLFGDDSIEDYDHRRLWGNVVTWAARVPDAGAATGSRDEAKAAGFARLKAAVEELRPLQVKDGSVPEEKERAKALVAEIGTRLGEISPYFPHDAAYLQAVRDDLAKWAGQDLGVPDFLDSLDLFHPDTQREDGLEHVVLFPMYTQNGNPARNLEAVWIRTIWPDWLAELEAGGYDNPMFVPIAFEDFTSGYDTHSAVLFPETVAVRQAPARFTWGGIFADREAARFRRVSQAAAETLKLDLPPDAARLLASQRLAQDTFVLWDLVHDRTHSHGDLPFDPFMIKQRMPYWLYSLEELRCDLTAFGEAVKLEARGVPHARYVQVAILFDRLFRFPITGERVRNYDGLGGQLLFAYLHRNDIVRWTDNRLTIDWERVADGVADLRGEVEKLYRDSIDRSKLAHWLAAYELVSAYVAPHPGSTWAKGVQALPEEQKAKVDAVLADEFPLSMFYEALRRKLGEVVESTKGLRA
- a CDS encoding threonine aldolase family protein produces the protein MTSRHDPRLKAFASDNYAGVHPEILQAIAAANGGHQTAYGEDVYTEAMGEVFKRHFGERAQAWPVFNGTAANVVSLRSMTAHWEAVICAESAHINTDEGGAPEVAGGIKLLTVPTPDGKLTPELIDRQAWGFGDVHRAQPRVVSISNTTELGTLYTADEIAAICSHAHDLGLLVHLDGSRLTNAAAALDVPLRALTTDAGVDVLSFGGTKIGLLYGEAVVVLNPAAATGVDYLRKTFMQLSSKMRFVSAQFEALLSGDLWLRNARQANAMGRRLAEAVSGIPGVRLTRPVEANAVFAILPRDVTERLAKRFRFYTWNEATGEVRWMCAFDTTEADVDAFAAALADEMRA